Genomic segment of Saprospira sp. CCB-QB6:
TAAAGCCTCCTTATTGTAGTATTTGCGCTATTCAGAGCTACACAACCAAAGGCCCCCAACAGCCTGTAGCTTGGCAAACAAGCTGTAATTATTATGGTACCAAAGAAGTTAAAATCTCCTGTATCAAAATGAAAGCTTGGGTTTATTGGGATTGAATGATGACTTTGGGGCCTTTGAGCAGCAGCTAAAACAGAACAGTAGGAAAATATTCTTTCTACGGTTTTGCAGGCGACCAAGCTAGTTTCATATATCATTGCGAAGCAATACCACTCTAGCTGTAGGTTTCAACCTACAGTAAAAAGGGCCGAAGGCCCGCGGCTGAGGGGCTGTAGCAGGGCCGCCGAAGGCGGCAGACCAAAGCGCTGAAAGCGCTGCAGGGCCGAGCAGACCTGCGAGCTGCGAAATGGCCCGACCCGAGCGAAGCGAGGGGCAGCCCCTAATCATCCAAAGCTTCTACTTCTTCATCTCGGAAGCTGCTGGGAATCTGCTGATGCTGCACAAAATTGCACCATTTACAGTCTTTTTTCTGGCAGCCCTCAGCAAATTCATGTCGCTTAATTTTACCATAGACCTCCTGCACCAATTCGCCCATATTGGCCAAATCCTCTGCATGGATCTCCATTTCTTTTTCGGGAAAATGCCCCGCTTCATTGGGACTGATGTAGTCAATTTCGGCAGAAATGGCCCGTCCCTCTATCTGTCGAGAGCTCTCCAAGAGTAGGGCGTAAAAGACCAACTGACGATAATAATTGCCGCCCAAGGGATTGCGTTTGCTTGGCGCACTAAAGCGCTTCTCTTCGAGCTTGCCCGTTTTATAATCGACAATATGCCAAAGGCTGCTGCCCTTTTCGGCCTGCACCAATTTATCGATATTTCCAGTTAGGGGCACGCCCTTGTATTGAGTACCATAAAAGGACTGTTCTAGCAAGATTTTTTTGTCTAGTTCCTGCCCAAAGCGCTCTTGTCGCTGCTCATAATAACGTTTGAGGTATTTGAGGCCCAAATCGAGGGCTTCTTCATAGGCTCTTTGGCTAAATAGCAGCCGTTTCATCTCTAAACGCTCTTCAAAAAGAGAGATGAAAGCGGGCAAAGAAGGCAGCCGCAGCCGCGTATTGTTTTGCCCCTGCCGCAAAAGCTCTTCTAAGGCCTCATGCACCGCCTGCCCATAAAGCGCCTCTACGCTTTGGCTGGCTGGCAGACGCAACACCCGCTGAAAATAAAAGCTCAAAGGGCAGTTGAGGTAGGCATTCAGGGCCGTTACACTCAAACGGAAATCTTCTAGTTGGGCCGCAATTGTGGCTGGATCGAGCAGTAGTTCTTGGGGTAAGTGCTCGGGCAAATACTGCAAAAACTGATGTCGATATTGCTGAAGAATAGAAGCGGGCAGCTGTATTTGCTGCTCTTCTAGCTCCGCATCAATCATCAAATCATCGACAAAAGAGAGGCGTTTGCACGATTTCCCTTGGCTATCATTAGCATGGTAGGAGATCCGCAAATAGGCCCTAGAACGAGTCATGGCCACATAAAATAAGCGGCGGCTAGCCTCTTCTTGATCCAAAACCGCATGGGCCTGCGATAAGTTATCGGGTAATTTGAACTTCTTGATGCTTCGGCGGCTATTTGGGCCCCAAGTTCCATCCAAACAATGCAGCATAAAGACATACTGAAACTCTAGGCCCTTAGAGGCGTGAGCGGTCAGCAACTGTACTCCATCTTCGGCATAGCGGCTATGCGTCATGGGCAAGCGCAGCTGATTGTCTTTCATGCGCTGGATCAGCTCCAAAAGGCCCCATAAATTAAGGTCCTCTTTTCGCTCTGACTCCCTGCGGACAAAGTCGAAAAAGGTGTTGAGCAAGCCCAAATACCAATCTTTTTCTGCGGCTTCACTGGCGTACTGCAATAGGCCCGATCGGTTAAATAGGAGCTCCATCAAGCGACTGAGCGGCTCGTTGACCGACCAGCCCGTGGCCTCATCAAAAAACTCGACCAAAGCCCTGATTTTTTCGGGAGCGATGAGCTGCAGTTCAGTCAAGTCGGGAGCCATTTGCAGCAGGTCCCGCCAAGCTAAGGGCTCTCTTTCCTTGGCCAGATAACGACGGCGGTTTTCCCGCACCATATAATTGACCAACTTGCGTCGGTCGCTGGCCAAAATGGGAATAAACTGAAAGTGCAAGAGCTCATAAAGGTATTCTTCTCCCGCATAAGGTTGCTCAAACTCCAAGGCCAAATACTCCAACAACAGCAAAAAGTTCTTAATCAAACTCTCTTCTAAAATATTGATTTGCCGCTTGGTCTGATAAGGAATTTCGGCCTGCTCCAATAAACGGATCAGGTCCTGAGACTGCCGGTGGCGAGCGTAAATAATGGCCACCTCCGCCAGGTTTTGCTTTTCGGCTTTGAGCTGCTTGATCTTTTCGACAATTGCGACTTCTTCCTCAAAAGCGCTGGGATATTGTTGTAGTTCTAGCTCTATTTCTTCGCCCTGCTTAAAGGGACGGCGCGCCTTGAGTTTTTTGTCCAGCTCCAAGGCCTCCAACAAAGAAATAATACGCAATTCATTATGATCGATCAAGGCTTTGGAGGCATCCAAAATCTCTTGACTCGAGCGGTAGTTGTCTTGCAACATGACCAAGCTCAGGCCGTTTTGATAGCGCTCAAAAAAGTCGATCAAGTTTTTTACCCTAGCCCCCTGAAACTCAAAAATAGATTGGTCGTCATCGCCCACAATAAAGATATTGGGCTGCTCCCAAAAGCCAATGAGCTGCATCAAAATCTGATTTTGCGCCCCATTAGTATCCTGAAATTCATCGACCAAGATATAGAGATATTGTTCTTGATAGCGCAACAGCAACTCCTCCTGTTCCGGGTCCAAAAAGGCCCGCAACACCCAGAGAATCATGTCGGCATAGTCGTAACAACTGGCCTCTTCCATCAAAAACTCATATTCCTCAAAGAGGGCGGCGGCAGACAATAGCCGTTGCATCCGCTCTTTTTCCTCCTGATAGGCCTTGAGTTTGAGCTCCCCTTTTTTGTAATTATGGCCATTTCGCTGATAGCGATACTTTTTATCCTCCTTGATATAATCGAGATAATCCTCAATTTTTTCTTGAACCAGCTCGAGGGTCCAACCCTCTGTTTTCATCAACTGAAATAGCCGCAGCAATTGGCCCTCATAGCGATAAGGTTGGCGACGAGAGCGACGCAAAGGATGATCGGGCTCCAAACCATCTAGCAATTGACGAGCAAAATCAATCTGCTCTAGTTCCGTGGCCAATTGCCAGTTTTTCTGCCCAAAGTTATCGGGATTTTCAAGGATGACCTTATTGCAAAAAGAATGAAAGGTATAAATATGAATGCGGTAGGCCTCTGGACCAATAAATTCCAATAATCGCTGACGCATGGCCTGCACCCCAGCATCCGTAAA
This window contains:
- a CDS encoding ATP-dependent helicase translates to MAPKLSYRQSLYHRRFEKIMKQLNDSQRAAVEQIEGPVMTIAGPGTGKTHILAARIGQILLQTDSRPYNILCLTFTDAGVQAMRQRLLEFIGPEAYRIHIYTFHSFCNKVILENPDNFGQKNWQLATELEQIDFARQLLDGLEPDHPLRRSRRQPYRYEGQLLRLFQLMKTEGWTLELVQEKIEDYLDYIKEDKKYRYQRNGHNYKKGELKLKAYQEEKERMQRLLSAAALFEEYEFLMEEASCYDYADMILWVLRAFLDPEQEELLLRYQEQYLYILVDEFQDTNGAQNQILMQLIGFWEQPNIFIVGDDDQSIFEFQGARVKNLIDFFERYQNGLSLVMLQDNYRSSQEILDASKALIDHNELRIISLLEALELDKKLKARRPFKQGEEIELELQQYPSAFEEEVAIVEKIKQLKAEKQNLAEVAIIYARHRQSQDLIRLLEQAEIPYQTKRQINILEESLIKNFLLLLEYLALEFEQPYAGEEYLYELLHFQFIPILASDRRKLVNYMVRENRRRYLAKEREPLAWRDLLQMAPDLTELQLIAPEKIRALVEFFDEATGWSVNEPLSRLMELLFNRSGLLQYASEAAEKDWYLGLLNTFFDFVRRESERKEDLNLWGLLELIQRMKDNQLRLPMTHSRYAEDGVQLLTAHASKGLEFQYVFMLHCLDGTWGPNSRRSIKKFKLPDNLSQAHAVLDQEEASRRLFYVAMTRSRAYLRISYHANDSQGKSCKRLSFVDDLMIDAELEEQQIQLPASILQQYRHQFLQYLPEHLPQELLLDPATIAAQLEDFRLSVTALNAYLNCPLSFYFQRVLRLPASQSVEALYGQAVHEALEELLRQGQNNTRLRLPSLPAFISLFEERLEMKRLLFSQRAYEEALDLGLKYLKRYYEQRQERFGQELDKKILLEQSFYGTQYKGVPLTGNIDKLVQAEKGSSLWHIVDYKTGKLEEKRFSAPSKRNPLGGNYYRQLVFYALLLESSRQIEGRAISAEIDYISPNEAGHFPEKEMEIHAEDLANMGELVQEVYGKIKRHEFAEGCQKKDCKWCNFVQHQQIPSSFRDEEVEALDD